The following coding sequences lie in one Vibrio sp. ED004 genomic window:
- a CDS encoding GIY-YIG nuclease family protein, with protein MSESDKNADWVVYLIRNRHNALYCGVTNNLARRFEQHQTGKGAKALKGKGPLKLVWSFDVRSKSEALKTEYAIKQLPKSRKEKLVSLKLIIEWQEDQIQYIEVS; from the coding sequence ATGTCTGAGTCTGATAAAAATGCGGATTGGGTCGTGTACTTGATCCGCAATCGTCACAATGCTCTTTATTGTGGTGTGACGAATAATTTAGCTCGCCGTTTTGAACAGCATCAGACAGGTAAAGGCGCAAAAGCCTTAAAAGGTAAAGGCCCGCTTAAGTTGGTTTGGAGTTTCGATGTTAGGTCAAAAAGTGAGGCATTGAAAACCGAATACGCGATCAAACAATTACCCAAATCTCGTAAAGAAAAACTGGTATCACTCAAACTAATCATTGAGTGGCAAGAAGACCAAATTCAATATATCGAAGTCTCATAA
- a CDS encoding autoinducer 2-binding periplasmic protein LuxP codes for MKRLLMLFGLAVFSASALSHGTHVLNGYWEYQDYLSKFPEQKILTDKMVEAVQNHPVPLRRPQDRPITISVVYPGQQISDYWVRNIQAFEKRLDKLRINYQINQVFTRVNADLTQQSISLQEAIENKTDYLIFTLDTTRHRKFIEHVLSSTDTKLILQNITTPVRAWADRQPFMYVGFDHATGSLKLADYFKEVSQPDSKYSVLYRSEGYISDARGDTFIHEVNTDTNFALKSSFYTKSDKETGYQAAKISIANDKDLDFIYACATDVALGAAEAIRESGRDILVNGWGGGSAELEALARGDLDVTVMRMNDDTGIAMAEAIKWDLAGLAVPTVYSGEFEVVTKEDSPERISELKQRAFRYSGQ; via the coding sequence ATGAAACGTTTACTGATGTTGTTTGGACTTGCCGTATTTTCTGCGTCCGCTCTCTCCCATGGTACTCATGTCCTCAATGGGTACTGGGAATACCAAGATTATCTTTCCAAGTTTCCAGAACAAAAAATATTGACCGATAAAATGGTCGAAGCTGTGCAAAACCATCCTGTGCCGTTGAGGCGACCTCAAGATCGACCGATCACGATCTCGGTTGTGTATCCAGGCCAGCAGATCTCTGACTATTGGGTTCGTAATATCCAAGCGTTTGAAAAGCGCCTTGATAAGCTGAGAATTAACTATCAAATAAATCAGGTATTTACCCGTGTTAATGCCGATCTCACTCAGCAGAGTATTTCTTTGCAAGAGGCGATCGAGAACAAAACGGATTACTTGATATTCACCTTAGATACCACGCGACACCGTAAGTTTATCGAACACGTGTTGAGTTCTACTGATACTAAGCTGATCTTGCAAAATATCACCACACCAGTACGTGCGTGGGCAGATAGACAGCCATTTATGTATGTAGGTTTTGATCATGCGACAGGCAGTTTAAAACTGGCAGATTATTTTAAAGAAGTGAGCCAACCAGATAGTAAATACTCTGTGTTGTACCGCTCTGAAGGTTATATCAGTGATGCTCGTGGAGATACCTTTATCCATGAAGTGAACACCGACACCAACTTTGCCCTCAAGTCTTCGTTTTACACAAAGTCAGACAAAGAGACCGGTTACCAAGCGGCTAAAATCAGCATAGCGAACGATAAGGATCTAGACTTTATCTATGCATGTGCAACCGATGTCGCTCTAGGCGCGGCAGAAGCGATTCGCGAATCAGGTCGAGATATCTTGGTTAATGGTTGGGGAGGCGGTTCTGCTGAGCTTGAAGCTCTTGCGAGAGGTGACTTGGATGTGACCGTTATGCGTATGAACGACGACACCGGTATTGCGATGGCAGAGGCGATCAAGTGGGATCTGGCCGGGTTGGCAGTTCCTACCGTTTACTCTGGCGAATTTGAAGTCGTGACCAAAGAGGATTCTCCAGAACGTATTTCAGAACTTAAACAGCGAGCATTTAGGTACTCAGGTCAATAA
- the luxQ gene encoding quorum-sensing autoinducer 2 sensor kinase/phosphatase LuxQ, which yields MKKSYASTPRNTLAKLITRIIILVIGVMALGVLIHNYETSSSIVKQETNRTVQQTSSLIQNMFDYRLSVLQIHQDSSSHNATLKEYFETGNEEALSYFFFGVDQREPDHAPDLRFVSTHDGLAWEDGNGQFYGLDTSSLKHISDEVSFSSNWHFIQVMTEIGKRHLLARRTPIVDNKTGEVLGQLYIAIVLDNNFSLVESIQQGSNCENIVIEAHGTPVTSTFSGDESYTIADILNYKIYEQLPRHFVTITTIKINAVETPLIIRAVQKNTNFIALEENYERAIIVVIVVIVFMSFFARAWIQRRVAAELDKLMNFTRSASDSEEYNKFDGSNIFEFHHIGCTLEDTFERLSEQNQKFQDLFNFAHSPILVWSEKGDLIQMNPAARMALFDDDDNYGAMAQEFEHRMLPNIQMVVQGAKLTGINVPIGEKVFRWNMSAIRVEHGITGVVVQGQDITKLIEAERQADRAREEAEHLANVRADFLAKMSHEIRTPLNGILGVSQLLKRSIHSEDNSEQVDVLCNSAEHLLAVLNDILDFSKIEQGQFNIQKKDFRLGELVNTLDSIYRPLCEDKSVTFTIVNHLVDDIEINTDQVRLNQIMFNLLSNALKFTHQGGISVSFELESIFNSDQASLIVRVKDTGIGIDESKIDAVFEPFVQAEETTTREYGGTGLGLTIVKNLVDMLEGDIQVRSHIGQGSEFIIEIPVEIHSKPLIDAKPQSDIEPEALFSRYLKVLLVEDNHTNAFIAQAFCKKYGMVVTWAKDGLEAIEMAKTTAYDLILMDNQLPNLGGVETTQQLREEIGVVAPIYACTADAQESTRDSFMAAGANYVIVKPIKEESLHQAFVHFKNSYWNEA from the coding sequence ATGAAGAAAAGCTACGCCAGTACACCAAGGAACACCTTAGCCAAACTCATTACGCGTATCATTATTTTAGTGATAGGCGTGATGGCACTCGGCGTGCTTATTCACAATTATGAAACCAGCAGCAGCATCGTCAAACAAGAGACTAATCGAACCGTCCAGCAGACATCTAGTCTGATTCAAAACATGTTTGATTACCGCTTGTCGGTGCTGCAAATCCACCAAGACAGTAGCTCACACAACGCAACGCTAAAAGAGTATTTTGAAACAGGTAATGAAGAGGCTCTGAGCTACTTTTTCTTTGGTGTTGATCAACGTGAACCCGACCATGCACCGGATTTACGTTTTGTTTCTACTCATGATGGTTTGGCGTGGGAAGATGGCAACGGTCAGTTTTATGGTTTGGATACATCGAGCTTAAAACATATTTCGGACGAGGTGTCGTTCAGCAGTAACTGGCATTTTATCCAAGTAATGACCGAGATTGGCAAGCGTCACTTGTTGGCTCGTCGAACCCCGATTGTTGATAACAAAACAGGTGAAGTTCTAGGTCAGCTTTATATTGCTATTGTACTCGACAATAATTTCTCCCTTGTAGAGTCCATACAACAGGGCAGCAATTGCGAAAATATCGTGATTGAAGCGCATGGCACTCCTGTCACATCGACATTCAGTGGCGATGAAAGCTACACCATAGCCGATATCCTCAACTATAAAATATACGAGCAGTTGCCTCGTCATTTCGTCACGATCACAACCATCAAGATCAATGCGGTTGAAACCCCTCTCATTATTCGTGCTGTGCAGAAGAACACTAACTTCATCGCGCTAGAAGAGAACTATGAGCGAGCAATCATTGTTGTGATCGTGGTGATCGTATTCATGTCTTTCTTTGCGCGTGCTTGGATTCAGAGAAGGGTAGCGGCGGAGCTAGATAAATTGATGAACTTTACTCGTTCTGCCAGTGATAGCGAAGAGTACAATAAGTTCGATGGCTCCAATATATTCGAATTTCATCATATTGGCTGCACGCTTGAAGACACCTTTGAACGCTTGTCTGAGCAGAATCAAAAGTTCCAAGATCTATTCAACTTTGCTCATTCGCCGATTCTGGTATGGTCTGAAAAAGGCGATTTAATTCAGATGAACCCAGCGGCACGTATGGCGTTGTTCGATGACGATGATAACTATGGGGCTATGGCTCAAGAATTTGAGCATCGTATGTTGCCGAACATTCAAATGGTGGTTCAAGGAGCAAAGCTAACCGGTATTAATGTGCCTATTGGCGAAAAGGTATTTCGTTGGAATATGTCGGCCATTCGTGTTGAGCACGGCATCACAGGTGTGGTGGTACAAGGGCAAGACATTACTAAGCTGATTGAAGCTGAGAGACAAGCCGATCGAGCAAGAGAAGAAGCTGAGCACCTTGCCAATGTGCGTGCTGATTTCTTAGCGAAGATGAGCCACGAGATTCGAACACCGTTAAATGGTATTTTGGGTGTGTCTCAATTACTCAAACGCTCGATACACAGTGAAGATAATAGCGAGCAAGTCGATGTACTTTGTAATAGTGCGGAACATCTACTGGCGGTACTTAACGATATTTTGGACTTCTCAAAGATAGAGCAGGGGCAGTTCAATATCCAAAAGAAAGACTTCCGTTTGGGCGAGTTGGTCAACACCTTAGACAGCATTTATCGTCCGTTGTGTGAAGATAAGTCAGTCACGTTTACCATAGTGAATCACTTGGTAGACGACATCGAAATCAATACCGACCAAGTACGTCTAAATCAGATCATGTTTAACCTGCTGAGTAATGCGCTTAAGTTTACTCATCAAGGGGGCATTTCGGTCAGTTTTGAGCTCGAAAGCATCTTTAATTCCGATCAAGCCAGTTTGATTGTGCGAGTGAAAGACACGGGTATTGGTATCGATGAAAGCAAGATAGACGCAGTGTTTGAACCCTTTGTTCAAGCAGAAGAGACCACAACTCGTGAGTATGGCGGTACCGGTTTGGGGTTAACGATTGTAAAAAACCTTGTTGATATGCTGGAAGGGGACATTCAAGTCCGCAGTCATATCGGTCAAGGTTCTGAGTTCATCATCGAAATTCCTGTGGAAATACACTCTAAACCGTTAATCGATGCGAAGCCGCAATCTGATATCGAACCTGAAGCATTGTTTAGTCGCTATTTGAAGGTTCTGCTGGTGGAAGATAACCACACCAATGCCTTTATTGCGCAGGCTTTCTGCAAAAAGTATGGAATGGTGGTCACTTGGGCAAAAGATGGCTTAGAGGCTATCGAGATGGCGAAAACCACGGCTTATGATCTTATTTTGATGGATAACCAACTTCCTAACCTCGGTGGCGTTGAAACCACACAACAACTTAGAGAGGAAATTGGTGTCGTCGCTCCCATTTATGCGTGTACTGCCGATGCTCAAGAGTCGACGCGAGACAGTTTCATGGCTGCCGGGGCGAATTACGTGATAGTAAAACCCATTAAAGAAGAGTCACTTCACCAAGCCTTTGTGCACTTCAAAAACTCATATTGGAATGAGGCTTAG
- a CDS encoding YceH family protein, producing the protein MNTVLSPIEARIIGCLIEKEVTTPDHYPLTLNSLTTACNQKSNREPVLSLSESDVLDAVDGLISRRMVSDESSFNSRVNKYQHRFCNTEFGDLQFTEQERAIICCMLLRGAQTPGELRTRTGRLANFSDVKEVEATLEKLAAREAGALVVKLPREAGKRESRYQHLLSGEVDVEAFSAASVSATAPSASNEKFEELESEVASLRAEVAELKALVESLL; encoded by the coding sequence ATGAACACAGTACTTTCCCCAATTGAAGCGAGAATTATTGGTTGCTTGATCGAGAAAGAAGTCACTACTCCCGATCACTACCCATTAACACTGAATAGCTTAACAACGGCTTGTAATCAAAAGAGCAACCGTGAACCTGTTCTTTCGCTGTCTGAATCAGACGTTTTAGATGCGGTTGATGGTTTGATTTCGCGTCGCATGGTAAGCGACGAAAGCAGCTTCAATAGCCGCGTAAACAAATATCAACATCGTTTCTGCAACACAGAATTTGGTGATCTGCAATTTACTGAGCAAGAACGCGCAATCATCTGTTGTATGTTGCTGCGTGGCGCGCAAACTCCAGGTGAACTTCGTACTCGAACTGGCCGCCTAGCGAATTTCAGCGATGTAAAAGAGGTGGAAGCGACGCTTGAGAAGCTAGCTGCAAGGGAAGCGGGCGCACTCGTTGTGAAACTACCTCGTGAAGCGGGCAAGCGTGAGTCACGTTACCAACACCTGTTGAGCGGTGAAGTGGATGTTGAAGCGTTTTCGGCGGCATCGGTAAGCGCGACAGCACCTTCTGCATCGAATGAAAAGTTTGAAGAATTAGAGTCAGAAGTCGCAAGCCTACGAGCAGAAGTGGCAGAGCTTAAGGCTCTGGTTGAATCGCTGCTTTAG